A window of the Isosphaera pallida ATCC 43644 genome harbors these coding sequences:
- a CDS encoding N-acetylglucosamine-6-phosphate deacetylase codes for MGRLIRRLAARGVGKFCPTFITASSEILAQALERLGEALSLESWLSDRVAGFHLEGPMISPRDGYRGAHPLEAVRALRLDEFDWLQERAGGRIVLVTLAPEWPEALETIAGLKERGVVVALGHTAADGERIAQAVEAGATLSTHLGNGLAAELPRHPNPIWIQGAEDRLMASLIADGLHLDDATLTCLWRIKGPERTILVSDDSPLAGCPPGQYGPWWVDEQGTVRVVGTSYLAGANLDLIDAVNRLINVAGASLDQALACVTTNPARLLGRTVDPGDYVELEWDRTSGLWSVRGGEIGGRRFRNPATPNRRDRMNSWREEPEAIWD; via the coding sequence GTGGGACGATTGATTCGGCGGTTGGCAGCGCGGGGCGTGGGCAAGTTTTGTCCAACGTTCATCACCGCCTCATCGGAAATTCTCGCTCAGGCGTTGGAGCGACTTGGGGAGGCGTTGAGTTTGGAGTCCTGGTTGAGCGACCGCGTGGCGGGGTTTCATTTGGAAGGACCGATGATTTCACCTCGGGACGGTTATCGAGGCGCTCATCCGTTGGAGGCAGTGCGGGCGTTGCGTCTCGACGAGTTTGACTGGCTCCAGGAGCGTGCAGGGGGGCGGATCGTGTTGGTGACCTTAGCTCCCGAGTGGCCCGAGGCCTTGGAGACGATCGCGGGCTTGAAGGAGCGTGGGGTGGTGGTGGCGTTGGGTCACACCGCGGCCGACGGGGAGCGGATCGCCCAGGCGGTCGAGGCGGGGGCGACGCTCTCAACCCATTTGGGCAACGGTCTGGCGGCGGAGTTGCCCCGTCATCCTAACCCGATTTGGATTCAGGGGGCGGAGGATCGTCTGATGGCCTCGCTGATTGCTGACGGTTTGCATCTGGACGACGCGACTTTGACCTGCCTTTGGCGAATCAAAGGACCGGAGCGGACAATCCTGGTCAGCGACGACTCGCCGCTAGCAGGATGCCCGCCGGGGCAATATGGTCCCTGGTGGGTGGACGAGCAGGGCACGGTGCGGGTCGTCGGCACGAGTTATCTCGCCGGAGCCAACCTCGATCTGATCGACGCAGTCAACCGTCTGATCAACGTGGCGGGCGCATCGTTGGACCAGGCGTTGGCCTGCGTGACCACCAACCCCGCCCGGCTGCTGGGCCGAACCGTCGATCCTGGCGACTACGTCGAACTGGAATGGGATCGCACCTCTGGTCTTTGGTCGGTGCGGGGAGGCGAAATTGGCGGCCGGCGGTTCCGAAATCCGGCGACGCCCAATCGCCGAGACCGGATGAACAGTTGGCGAGAGGAGCCGGAGGCGATTTGGGACTGA
- the phoU gene encoding phosphate signaling complex protein PhoU yields the protein MNFRTSPLDVWHGSEGTGLPSRGPFRRVYDELWSGLLTQAAEVEINLVTAVHAWLDLRVDLAREVRRRGRAIHLREIELDRECLKILTLHQPVASDFRRVVTVLKVNVHLERISELARHIAKRVRKLSRPTRLAGNLVEEMETLAQESLKQARSSLDALASLDVDQARAVSLSDRFLNARAKEMVRQVKDYARRDPERIDDWFRLANTARNFERIGDHAAMIAEWVIYLKEGALIRRVRT from the coding sequence ATGAATTTTAGGACGAGTCCCTTGGACGTGTGGCATGGGTCGGAAGGAACGGGGTTGCCGTCGCGTGGTCCGTTTCGGCGGGTTTACGACGAGCTGTGGTCCGGCTTGCTGACCCAGGCGGCGGAGGTGGAGATCAATTTGGTGACGGCAGTCCACGCCTGGTTAGATCTGAGGGTAGACCTGGCGCGGGAGGTGCGTCGGCGAGGCCGGGCGATCCATCTTCGGGAGATCGAGTTGGATCGGGAATGCTTGAAAATTCTCACGCTGCATCAACCAGTGGCCTCCGATTTCCGCCGGGTGGTGACGGTTTTGAAAGTGAATGTGCATTTGGAGCGGATCTCGGAACTGGCCCGCCACATTGCCAAACGGGTTCGCAAACTGAGCCGACCGACCCGGCTAGCGGGCAATTTGGTGGAGGAGATGGAGACCCTCGCGCAGGAATCGCTCAAACAGGCTCGTTCCAGCCTGGACGCGCTTGCGAGTCTGGACGTGGACCAGGCCCGCGCGGTCAGTCTGTCCGACCGCTTCCTTAACGCTCGCGCCAAGGAAATGGTGCGTCAAGTCAAGGACTACGCACGGCGCGACCCTGAGCGGATCGACGATTGGTTCCGCCTAGCCAACACCGCCCGCAACTTCGAGCGGATCGGCGACCACGCGGCGATGATTGCCGAATGGGTGATCTATCTCAAGGAAGGGGCGCTGATCCGTCGCGTCCGCACCTGA
- a CDS encoding alpha-2-macroglobulin family protein — MLKPALLAPTTLLLSGVLVIAMTRPGVSQPTDEPPVGTLAQADALFNRAQWNEAFAIYKSLATQPDTPVDSTIHAFNRALDCLNRLGRLEEIDPFRAQVIQTHAQRWQVLEDAGQSFLTNIHQGYRVAGEFKRGFPRGGGAEILDATDRDRVQALRLFRQALPLALEDDQRSLVAQFLLRFGRAFFEGGRGQADAWRLQELTNLDELPDYETGGGFGFRPFDLGFETVGAPVDADGNPIYYTRPASFEEAANDGQRWRWLTSMAVEVDPSLKETVQLDLADFLISQFGVQTLAGELNRGGDESGPLKADLFKVHELNDNETLARLANGIKRFELPEEFQYLRIYREVSQSRDAAASLRAARSLANAYTNRRQFPKAAQVLRDLIARHGPGPDQLDQKQLDQIVEPWGRFENGSLQPAGRAATLDYVFRNGKRVEFKAYPVKRDQLLADFKAYLASKPDPEKLDSDKLNLLDLATTLVTRRQNQYLLPESASWSVDLTPDPNHFDRRQTIATPLSQPGIWLVTGVLENGNVARSLVWIGDLALILTPLKSGETLVLVADATTGQPLPNTTVEFLGWGIQYLQPDGRFPQNRARFVFESPTVKTDANGLATIKLPTSQNGLNWTVVARADGNRLGVLNSQFSGAYVEVNQGISGLGFDEGLRFQQVTDFFITDRPVYRPAQPVHYKVWLREVSYDPSIAGDRFANQKVTLEIINPRGETVHTQVGKLDRFGGLDGTYELASDVTLGVYSARLNLGVPEEGVEPPTEVAPRPGRQGIVRLQPGQPTRYLGSFRVEEYKKPEFEVTVTPPSKPVRLGDRIEATIAASYYFGGPVTHATVRYTVTRTSRNEVWFPPQPWDWLYGRGSSWLGINAPWYRGWADWGTIAPDLVLGRPGRFGFQPPEKVAQLEVPIGPDGTVKVVIDTEPAKIEFGDTDHTYTIQAEVIDESRRTVTGSGSVIAARKPFTVTVWTNRGFVQVGDVIPVESSSRTPDGQPVQGKGTLRLLKVAYDEQGQPIETAVETVELNPDAAGTASYQFRAAAPGQYRVAHTVTDDSGQTIEGGTLILVRGSDFDGRGFRFNDLELLPDKTEYAPGETAKLLINTDRPDSRVWLFLRPENGLYPKPIPIRIRGKSTVYELPIETADTPNLFVEALTISNGRVHRETRRLLVPPVKRVLDVTIEPSQTEYLPGAPAKVRVKVTGPDGAPVVGSTVLSIYDRAIDAIAGGTNVADIRSRFWSWTRGHFPQGSDNLNGVVTFNLLRPNELPMLTLGLGFLNELTMSRGPGEAVGAVFEQSVARRGMADRAATSAPAGAAVDALNARMAVATPAALSMEKAEAVGMGGGGGESVEPTIRAEFADTALWRADLVTNSDGIADVELTMPENLAGWSIRAWSLADGTRVGEARVEVKTTKNVLVRLQAPRFFVERDEVVLSANIRNGLAEAKTVQAVLDFGDSSALELLEPSTKSIDIPAGGEARADWRVKAVREGEAVVIVKALTDVESDAMRMTFPVLIRGFLRTESLLATVRPNDSEATLAFEIPQQIRPDQTRLEVRYSPTLAGAMLDALPYLVAYPYGCTEQTLNRFLPAVITRRTLIDAGIDLADLQKQRTNLNAQQLGAPNDPKRRPNDARLNNPIFDQAELDRVIRAGVERLVEMQLSNGGWGWFSGIRETASAHLTAQVVHGLRLARAADVAVPEGVLERGVEWLKGYQGGEIVKLLNATTQTKPYKTSADNLDALVFAVLAEFGFQDRTMNDFLDRDRTKLSPYGLALYGQGLQALGTHPDRLAETIRNLDQFLVVDDENQTAHLRLPGSVFWWFWFGDEIETQAAYLKLRIVANPHDPVAPGLVKYLLNNRRHATYWNSTRDTALVVEAFAAYLKATGEAAPNLTLEVVLDDKVLKTVEINAGNLFTFDNAVTLAGDELPPGPHQLTFRKRGEGTIYASAYVTTFDQRDRIPAAGLELKIDRAYYKLTPREEAKTTAPGLGGRVVELDQLTYDRTPIEFGTPVVSGDLIEVELTIDSKNDYEYLQIDDFKAAGYEPVSVLSGYDGNPLGAYVEYRDQKVGLFVRTLPRGRRSVSYRLRAEVPGVFTALPSRIFGMYAPELIGNSPDFQAVIEDRPKP, encoded by the coding sequence ATGCTCAAACCCGCGTTGCTTGCTCCAACCACCTTGCTTTTGAGCGGGGTACTGGTGATCGCCATGACTCGACCCGGCGTCTCCCAGCCTACGGACGAACCTCCTGTCGGCACCCTCGCGCAAGCCGACGCCCTCTTCAACCGGGCTCAGTGGAACGAGGCGTTCGCCATCTACAAGAGTCTCGCCACCCAACCAGACACTCCGGTGGATTCGACCATCCATGCCTTCAACCGGGCGTTGGATTGCCTCAACCGTCTGGGCCGGCTCGAGGAAATCGACCCGTTCCGCGCCCAGGTCATCCAGACTCACGCCCAACGCTGGCAAGTTCTGGAGGACGCCGGCCAGTCGTTCCTCACCAACATTCACCAGGGTTATCGAGTTGCCGGCGAGTTCAAACGCGGCTTCCCGCGTGGGGGCGGCGCGGAAATTCTGGACGCCACCGACCGCGACCGCGTTCAAGCGCTGCGACTTTTCCGCCAGGCCCTCCCCCTGGCGCTGGAGGACGACCAACGTTCCCTAGTTGCGCAATTCCTGCTGAGGTTTGGGCGGGCGTTCTTCGAGGGAGGTCGCGGCCAAGCCGACGCCTGGCGGCTTCAGGAATTGACCAACTTGGACGAACTGCCGGACTACGAGACCGGCGGTGGGTTTGGATTCCGACCCTTCGACTTGGGCTTCGAGACGGTCGGCGCGCCGGTGGACGCCGACGGCAACCCGATCTATTACACCCGTCCGGCCTCGTTCGAGGAGGCCGCCAACGATGGTCAACGCTGGCGCTGGCTGACCAGCATGGCCGTCGAGGTCGATCCGAGCTTGAAGGAGACCGTCCAACTCGATCTGGCCGACTTCCTCATCTCGCAATTCGGCGTGCAGACCCTGGCGGGTGAGTTGAACCGGGGGGGGGACGAATCCGGGCCGCTCAAGGCCGATCTCTTCAAAGTTCACGAGCTCAACGACAACGAAACCCTCGCCCGTTTGGCGAATGGCATCAAACGGTTCGAACTCCCCGAAGAGTTTCAGTATTTGCGAATTTACCGCGAGGTCAGCCAATCGCGCGACGCCGCTGCCTCGCTTCGGGCTGCGCGGTCGTTGGCCAATGCCTATACCAACCGCCGCCAGTTCCCGAAGGCCGCCCAGGTGCTACGCGACCTGATCGCTCGCCACGGTCCCGGACCCGATCAACTCGACCAAAAGCAGCTTGATCAAATCGTCGAGCCTTGGGGACGCTTCGAAAACGGCTCCCTTCAGCCCGCCGGGCGTGCCGCCACGCTCGACTATGTGTTTCGCAACGGCAAACGGGTCGAGTTCAAAGCCTACCCCGTCAAACGCGACCAACTGCTGGCCGACTTCAAAGCCTATCTGGCCTCCAAGCCCGACCCCGAGAAGCTCGACTCCGACAAGCTCAACCTGCTCGACCTGGCCACCACCTTGGTGACCCGCCGTCAGAACCAGTATCTGCTGCCCGAATCGGCCTCGTGGTCGGTCGATCTGACGCCCGACCCTAACCACTTCGACCGCCGCCAAACCATCGCCACCCCGCTGTCGCAACCGGGAATCTGGCTGGTCACCGGGGTTTTGGAAAACGGCAACGTCGCCCGCTCGCTGGTCTGGATCGGCGACCTTGCCCTCATTCTGACTCCACTCAAATCCGGCGAAACTCTGGTGCTGGTCGCCGACGCCACGACCGGTCAACCACTGCCCAACACCACCGTCGAGTTCCTGGGTTGGGGCATCCAATACCTTCAACCAGATGGACGCTTCCCACAAAATCGCGCTCGGTTCGTGTTCGAATCGCCCACCGTCAAGACCGACGCCAACGGCCTGGCCACCATCAAGCTGCCCACCAGTCAAAACGGCCTGAACTGGACCGTCGTGGCTCGGGCCGACGGGAATCGTCTAGGCGTCCTCAACAGCCAATTTTCAGGGGCCTACGTCGAGGTCAACCAAGGGATTTCGGGATTGGGGTTCGACGAGGGGTTGCGGTTCCAGCAAGTGACCGACTTCTTCATCACGGATCGCCCGGTCTATCGGCCCGCGCAGCCGGTTCATTACAAGGTCTGGCTCCGCGAAGTCTCTTATGACCCATCAATCGCGGGCGACCGCTTCGCCAATCAGAAGGTCACGCTGGAGATCATCAACCCCCGGGGCGAAACGGTTCACACTCAGGTCGGCAAACTCGACAGGTTCGGCGGTCTGGATGGCACCTATGAACTGGCTTCCGACGTCACTCTGGGCGTCTATTCAGCGCGTCTCAATCTGGGTGTCCCGGAAGAGGGCGTCGAACCCCCGACAGAGGTTGCTCCCAGGCCAGGACGCCAAGGCATCGTCCGTCTCCAGCCGGGCCAACCAACCCGGTATCTCGGCTCGTTCCGCGTCGAGGAGTACAAGAAGCCGGAATTCGAGGTCACGGTGACGCCGCCGTCCAAGCCGGTTCGCCTGGGCGATCGGATCGAAGCGACCATCGCCGCCTCCTACTATTTCGGCGGGCCCGTCACTCACGCCACCGTGCGCTACACCGTCACACGCACCTCCCGAAACGAAGTCTGGTTCCCGCCCCAACCCTGGGATTGGCTCTATGGTCGCGGCTCTTCCTGGCTGGGGATCAACGCGCCTTGGTATCGGGGATGGGCCGACTGGGGCACCATTGCGCCTGATTTGGTCTTGGGCCGTCCGGGTCGTTTTGGATTCCAGCCCCCCGAGAAGGTCGCCCAGCTTGAAGTGCCGATCGGTCCTGACGGGACCGTGAAGGTCGTCATCGACACCGAACCAGCCAAGATCGAGTTTGGCGACACCGATCACACCTACACGATCCAAGCCGAAGTGATCGACGAGTCCCGTCGGACGGTCACCGGCTCCGGCTCGGTCATCGCCGCCCGCAAGCCATTCACGGTGACGGTCTGGACCAACCGGGGCTTCGTCCAGGTCGGCGACGTGATTCCGGTCGAGTCCAGCAGCCGCACTCCCGACGGCCAGCCCGTTCAAGGCAAGGGGACGCTACGACTGCTCAAGGTCGCCTACGACGAACAGGGCCAACCGATCGAAACCGCCGTTGAAACGGTGGAGTTGAATCCCGACGCCGCGGGAACCGCGTCGTACCAATTCCGCGCCGCCGCCCCCGGCCAGTATCGCGTCGCCCACACCGTCACCGACGACTCCGGCCAGACTATCGAGGGCGGAACCCTGATCCTGGTCCGCGGCAGCGACTTTGACGGCCGGGGCTTCCGGTTCAACGACCTGGAACTCTTGCCCGACAAGACCGAATACGCCCCTGGCGAGACCGCCAAGCTGCTCATCAACACCGATCGGCCCGACTCGCGGGTGTGGTTGTTCCTTCGTCCGGAAAACGGCTTGTACCCCAAGCCGATCCCGATTCGCATTCGCGGCAAAAGCACGGTTTACGAACTACCGATCGAGACGGCCGACACACCCAACCTCTTCGTCGAGGCGTTGACGATCTCCAATGGCCGAGTCCACCGCGAAACTCGCCGGTTGCTGGTGCCGCCGGTCAAACGGGTGCTCGATGTGACCATCGAGCCGTCGCAAACCGAATACCTCCCCGGCGCTCCGGCCAAGGTCCGCGTCAAGGTGACTGGCCCCGACGGCGCTCCGGTGGTCGGTTCGACCGTGCTTTCGATCTACGACCGCGCGATCGACGCGATTGCGGGCGGCACGAACGTGGCCGACATCCGCTCGCGCTTCTGGTCCTGGACCCGCGGCCACTTTCCCCAAGGCTCCGACAACCTCAACGGCGTGGTCACCTTCAACCTGCTTCGGCCCAACGAGCTCCCTATGCTCACGCTCGGCCTGGGCTTCCTCAATGAATTGACCATGTCACGGGGTCCGGGTGAAGCCGTCGGTGCCGTCTTCGAACAGAGCGTTGCGAGGAGAGGGATGGCCGACCGAGCGGCAACCTCCGCCCCGGCCGGCGCCGCCGTCGATGCACTCAACGCTCGCATGGCCGTCGCCACGCCCGCTGCGTTGAGCATGGAGAAGGCCGAGGCCGTCGGAATGGGCGGAGGAGGAGGCGAATCGGTCGAACCCACCATCCGCGCCGAATTCGCCGACACCGCGCTTTGGCGGGCCGACCTGGTCACCAACTCCGACGGCATCGCCGATGTGGAACTGACCATGCCGGAAAACCTCGCCGGCTGGTCGATCCGTGCCTGGTCGCTGGCCGACGGCACCCGGGTAGGCGAAGCGCGCGTCGAAGTCAAAACCACCAAGAATGTGCTGGTCCGCCTCCAGGCTCCCCGATTCTTCGTCGAACGCGATGAAGTGGTGCTTTCCGCCAATATCCGCAACGGTCTGGCCGAGGCCAAAACCGTTCAGGCGGTCCTCGACTTCGGCGACTCCAGCGCCCTGGAGCTGCTCGAACCATCCACCAAGTCAATCGACATTCCCGCGGGCGGCGAAGCTCGGGCGGATTGGCGGGTCAAGGCGGTCCGCGAGGGCGAGGCGGTCGTCATCGTCAAAGCGCTGACCGATGTCGAGTCGGATGCAATGCGGATGACCTTCCCGGTTCTAATCCGGGGTTTCCTCCGCACCGAGTCGTTGCTGGCGACCGTCCGGCCTAACGACAGCGAAGCCACCCTCGCCTTCGAGATTCCTCAGCAGATTCGGCCCGACCAGACCCGTCTGGAAGTCCGCTACTCCCCCACCCTGGCCGGCGCGATGCTCGACGCCCTGCCCTATCTGGTCGCCTATCCCTACGGCTGCACCGAGCAAACCCTCAACCGTTTCCTGCCCGCGGTCATCACCCGCCGCACCTTGATTGACGCCGGCATCGACCTGGCCGACCTTCAAAAGCAGCGGACCAACCTCAACGCTCAGCAACTCGGCGCGCCCAACGACCCCAAGCGGCGTCCCAACGACGCCCGTCTCAACAACCCGATCTTCGACCAGGCCGAACTGGACCGCGTAATCCGCGCTGGGGTCGAACGTCTGGTAGAGATGCAGCTCTCCAACGGCGGTTGGGGCTGGTTCTCCGGGATCAGGGAAACCGCCTCGGCTCACCTGACCGCCCAGGTGGTGCATGGTCTGCGCCTCGCCCGCGCCGCCGACGTCGCCGTGCCCGAAGGAGTTCTCGAACGGGGGGTCGAATGGCTCAAGGGTTATCAGGGCGGTGAGATCGTCAAACTGCTCAACGCCACCACGCAGACCAAACCTTACAAGACCTCGGCCGACAACCTCGACGCCCTGGTCTTCGCTGTCTTGGCCGAGTTCGGGTTCCAAGATCGGACCATGAACGATTTCCTGGACCGCGACCGAACCAAGCTGTCCCCTTACGGCCTCGCGCTTTATGGCCAAGGTCTCCAAGCCCTGGGCACCCACCCCGACCGTTTGGCCGAGACGATCCGCAACCTCGACCAGTTCCTGGTCGTCGATGACGAAAACCAAACCGCCCACCTGCGGTTGCCCGGAAGCGTCTTCTGGTGGTTCTGGTTCGGCGACGAAATCGAAACCCAGGCCGCCTACCTCAAGCTGCGAATCGTCGCCAACCCCCACGACCCAGTCGCGCCTGGCTTGGTCAAATATCTGCTCAACAATCGCCGTCACGCGACTTACTGGAACTCAACTCGCGATACCGCGCTTGTGGTCGAAGCCTTTGCCGCCTATCTCAAGGCCACTGGCGAGGCCGCGCCTAACTTGACCCTGGAGGTGGTGCTGGACGACAAGGTCCTCAAAACCGTTGAGATCAACGCGGGCAACCTCTTCACCTTCGACAACGCCGTGACGCTCGCTGGCGACGAACTGCCGCCGGGACCTCACCAACTGACCTTCCGCAAGCGGGGCGAAGGCACGATCTACGCTTCGGCCTACGTGACCACCTTCGATCAACGCGACCGCATCCCCGCCGCGGGTCTGGAACTCAAGATCGACCGCGCCTACTACAAACTGACTCCCCGCGAGGAGGCCAAAACCACCGCGCCGGGCCTGGGCGGTCGGGTCGTCGAACTTGATCAACTCACGTACGACCGCACCCCGATCGAGTTCGGCACCCCGGTCGTCAGCGGCGATCTCATCGAGGTCGAACTGACAATCGATAGCAAAAACGACTACGAATACCTTCAGATCGACGATTTCAAGGCCGCCGGATACGAACCGGTCTCGGTTCTCAGCGGCTACGACGGCAACCCGCTGGGAGCCTACGTCGAATACCGCGACCAGAAGGTGGGCCTGTTCGTTCGGACACTGCCGCGCGGACGGCGCTCAGTGTCGTACCGTCTTCGCGCTGAGGTGCCGGGGGTCTTCACCGCGTTGCCGTCGCGGATCTTTGGGATGTACGCGCCGGAACTGATCGGCAACTCGCCCGACTTCCAAGCGGTGATCGAGGATCGCCCCAAGCCTTGA
- a CDS encoding glycosyltransferase family 39 protein has protein sequence MARRRSRLSLPSHALSSSAPALEAPAAVVEAATSHHDADRPARFLSWPWALALGLAMLTPATMLAIQSLRSETMTVDEPVHLAAGVAYWKTGTFRCYRMSPPLIRLTMAAPVVFLGRPVVEGLFNAPGWATRQAELAHKFAALNAPAFFDLATWARLTTLPFFILGGLVVFFWAGRLFGTAGAVVGLILWAFTPNVLAHARLATTDIPTAALMIATTYMFVRSIEHPSIGRALGVGLALGLALAAKFTTLLLLVLWPILWMIHRVVKRGGSDFTGRGWLAPLGRGALTLAVALGVLNTLFLFEGTGQRLGSFEFMSESLTRPRGVADRKYGPPAIASIPDLQVMYDRRINRFKGTTLESLPVPLPREFVLGFDEQKFETEGIPRAYLDPTATEADGVIGYPVYLDGELRDTGWSDYYVRALLYKTPEPTLLLAVVALIAPLASPSLRCRLPWGDLAVLAVVPAAVLVSMTFGTNINIGVRYILPLVPFACVLMGSLGLWWSLQTTWLGRVGVGGVLALGLGGTIAESLMIHPHYLAYFNRLSGGPDRGAERLIDSNLDWGQDLLNLARWIEKHAAGDPVGLAYFGQIHPNLLNQRPDATTPTRWFLPPGRPGALTPLAAGHPVPEGPVQPGWYAVSASLVKGLPWRVYDCAGSPVYPSHAAGARAFSYFDAMTPIDKIGYSIWIYRLDQAAADRLEQARVQPPPSADAATD, from the coding sequence TTGGCTCGTCGTCGCTCCCGTTTGTCGTTGCCTTCGCACGCCCTGTCAAGTTCCGCGCCGGCTCTGGAGGCCCCGGCCGCGGTGGTGGAGGCGGCCACCAGCCACCATGACGCAGACCGCCCGGCCCGCTTTCTTTCGTGGCCCTGGGCGCTGGCGTTGGGGTTAGCGATGCTGACGCCGGCCACCATGCTGGCGATTCAGAGCCTGCGCTCCGAAACAATGACGGTCGATGAGCCGGTCCACCTGGCAGCGGGAGTCGCCTACTGGAAGACGGGCACCTTTCGATGTTATCGAATGAGTCCACCTTTGATTCGTCTGACAATGGCTGCGCCAGTGGTTTTCCTGGGACGGCCGGTCGTCGAGGGATTGTTCAACGCGCCGGGGTGGGCGACCCGTCAGGCCGAACTCGCCCACAAGTTCGCTGCGCTCAACGCGCCGGCTTTCTTCGATCTGGCGACTTGGGCGCGACTGACCACCCTGCCCTTCTTCATTTTGGGCGGCCTGGTCGTCTTCTTCTGGGCCGGACGGCTCTTCGGAACCGCTGGGGCGGTGGTTGGGCTGATTCTCTGGGCCTTCACCCCCAACGTGTTGGCGCACGCCCGTTTGGCTACGACCGACATCCCCACCGCCGCCTTGATGATCGCCACCACTTACATGTTTGTCCGTTCGATCGAACATCCCTCAATTGGTCGTGCTTTAGGAGTTGGTCTGGCGCTGGGGTTAGCCCTGGCCGCCAAGTTCACTACGTTGTTGCTGTTGGTTCTCTGGCCGATCCTCTGGATGATTCATCGCGTTGTGAAGCGGGGTGGCTCAGATTTCACGGGTCGCGGATGGCTGGCTCCGCTGGGCCGCGGCGCATTGACCTTGGCGGTGGCTCTTGGGGTCCTCAACACCCTTTTCCTCTTCGAGGGGACCGGCCAACGCTTGGGTTCCTTCGAGTTCATGAGTGAAAGTCTCACCCGTCCCCGAGGGGTAGCCGACCGGAAGTACGGGCCTCCCGCAATTGCCTCGATTCCAGACCTTCAAGTGATGTACGACCGTCGCATCAACCGTTTCAAAGGCACGACGCTGGAATCTCTACCCGTTCCTCTGCCCCGCGAGTTCGTGCTGGGCTTCGACGAGCAAAAGTTCGAAACCGAGGGCATCCCCCGCGCTTACCTCGACCCTACCGCGACCGAGGCCGATGGAGTGATCGGTTATCCGGTCTATCTCGACGGCGAACTCCGCGACACCGGTTGGTCCGACTATTATGTGCGGGCGTTGCTCTACAAAACGCCGGAACCCACCCTTCTGCTGGCCGTCGTCGCGCTGATCGCGCCGCTGGCCTCGCCAAGCTTGCGCTGCCGCTTGCCCTGGGGCGACCTGGCGGTGCTGGCGGTCGTGCCGGCCGCAGTGTTAGTATCAATGACATTTGGAACAAATATTAACATCGGAGTACGTTATATTCTGCCGTTGGTGCCGTTTGCCTGTGTGTTGATGGGGTCGCTTGGGTTGTGGTGGAGTCTTCAGACCACCTGGTTGGGCCGCGTGGGGGTGGGCGGCGTTTTGGCGCTGGGTTTAGGCGGCACGATTGCCGAGAGTTTGATGATCCACCCCCACTATCTCGCCTATTTCAATCGTCTCTCGGGTGGTCCTGACCGCGGAGCCGAACGTTTGATCGACAGCAACCTCGACTGGGGCCAGGACTTGCTCAACCTGGCGCGATGGATCGAGAAGCACGCAGCGGGGGATCCGGTCGGACTGGCTTACTTCGGTCAGATTCACCCGAATCTGCTCAACCAACGTCCCGACGCGACGACCCCGACGCGGTGGTTCCTCCCGCCCGGACGACCGGGCGCGCTGACGCCTTTGGCCGCCGGCCACCCGGTCCCCGAAGGCCCGGTTCAACCGGGTTGGTACGCGGTGAGCGCCTCGCTGGTCAAAGGTTTGCCTTGGCGGGTTTACGACTGTGCTGGCAGTCCGGTCTATCCCTCGCACGCCGCAGGCGCGCGGGCGTTTTCGTATTTCGATGCCATGACCCCGATAGACAAAATCGGCTATTCAATCTGGATTTACCGGCTCGACCAGGCCGCGGCCGATCGTCTGGAGCAAGCGCGTGTTCAACCGCCTCCCAGCGCGGATGCGGCCACCGACTGA
- a CDS encoding RidA family protein: protein MSETAETRVATLGLELPPAPQPIANYVPATRVGNLLYVSGHGPVRPDGTMRVGRVGQEFDLEQGRLEARQVGLAMLATLRVQLGSLDKVKRVVKVLGLVRSTDDFFDQPKVINGFSDLMVDVFGDAGRAARSALGTNTLPGGIAVEIEAIFEVRDDS from the coding sequence ATGTCCGAGACCGCCGAAACGCGGGTGGCCACCTTGGGTCTGGAATTGCCTCCCGCTCCTCAACCAATCGCCAACTATGTTCCCGCCACCCGTGTGGGCAACCTGCTTTATGTCTCCGGTCACGGTCCGGTGCGTCCCGACGGCACGATGCGCGTTGGACGTGTGGGCCAAGAGTTCGACCTGGAACAGGGACGCCTCGAAGCGCGTCAGGTTGGTTTGGCGATGCTCGCTACCCTTCGCGTCCAACTCGGCTCGCTCGACAAGGTCAAACGGGTCGTCAAAGTTCTGGGACTGGTCCGCTCGACCGACGACTTTTTCGATCAACCTAAAGTTATCAATGGGTTTTCCGATTTGATGGTGGACGTGTTCGGCGACGCGGGCCGGGCGGCCCGCAGCGCCTTGGGCACCAACACGCTGCCCGGCGGAATCGCCGTGGAGATCGAGGCG